A genomic region of Methanobacterium sp. SMA-27 contains the following coding sequences:
- a CDS encoding pyruvate kinase alpha/beta domain-containing protein, translated as MEKSIHYFENPGEENTNKLIELVKIRRKELGIDHVVVASASGKSGVKLAKSIGDPKVNIVNVTHHAGFKGDDSIEIESQNRTELEKMGVKIYVGSHSLSGVGRGISNKFGGITPVEVIAATLRLFSQGVKVGVEISIMVSDAGLIPTDSEIIAVGGTAKGLDAAIVLKPAHMGNFFDLKINEIIAMPRP; from the coding sequence ATGGAAAAATCTATCCATTACTTCGAAAATCCTGGAGAAGAAAATACCAACAAATTAATTGAACTGGTAAAGATCAGGAGAAAAGAACTTGGTATCGATCATGTTGTTGTTGCATCTGCATCAGGAAAATCTGGTGTGAAACTTGCAAAAAGCATCGGAGATCCTAAAGTAAACATTGTTAATGTAACACATCATGCTGGTTTCAAGGGCGATGATTCTATTGAAATTGAATCCCAAAACAGAACTGAATTAGAAAAAATGGGTGTAAAAATTTATGTTGGATCGCATTCATTAAGCGGCGTTGGAAGAGGAATATCCAATAAATTTGGAGGTATAACTCCTGTAGAAGTTATTGCAGCCACTCTTCGCCTATTCTCTCAGGGAGTTAAAGTTGGTGTGGAAATAAGTATAATGGTATCTGATGCCGGCCTTATACCTACAGATTCAGAGATTATTGCTGTAGGCGGAACTGCAAAGGGTTTAGATGCAGCTATTGTTTTGAAACCAGCTCACATGGGAAACTTCTTTGACCTCAAAATAAATGAGATCATTGCAATGCCAAGACCTTAG
- a CDS encoding ATP-binding cassette domain-containing protein has translation MIDKITIIGGYNKQGEKEPVEEVVIKKGEIFGVVGPTGSGKSSLIGDIEQLAQKDTFSKRKILVNDEEPSYDDRTNPRKKMVAQLSQNMNFLADMSVGDFLSLHAKCRGASSKCVDAVISLANTLTGEPIKSDHELTILSGGQSRALMVADVAIISNSPIVLIDEIENAGIKKHDALKVLSGHGKIVMVVTHDPVLALMTDRRIVMKSGGMEKVVGTTEAEKSLSKKLNKIDELMLSLRDQVRNGEVIEDIEMGDVVL, from the coding sequence ATGATAGATAAAATAACCATAATAGGCGGCTACAACAAACAGGGAGAAAAGGAACCTGTAGAAGAAGTAGTTATAAAAAAAGGAGAAATATTTGGGGTTGTGGGGCCAACAGGGAGCGGTAAAAGTTCTCTTATAGGGGACATAGAGCAGTTGGCACAGAAGGATACATTCTCAAAGAGGAAGATCCTTGTAAACGATGAAGAACCAAGCTACGATGATAGAACTAATCCGCGGAAAAAAATGGTTGCCCAATTATCTCAGAACATGAACTTCCTAGCGGACATGAGTGTTGGTGATTTTTTAAGTCTTCATGCTAAGTGCAGAGGTGCAAGCAGCAAATGTGTGGATGCTGTAATAAGCCTTGCAAATACACTAACTGGAGAACCCATAAAATCCGACCATGAACTTACCATATTAAGCGGTGGTCAGTCAAGGGCCTTGATGGTAGCAGACGTAGCAATTATCAGCAATTCTCCAATAGTACTTATTGATGAGATAGAAAATGCAGGTATAAAAAAACATGACGCTCTTAAGGTACTTTCAGGGCACGGGAAAATAGTCATGGTTGTAACCCACGATCCTGTGCTTGCACTAATGACCGACAGAAGGATTGTAATGAAGTCTGGGGGAATGGAAAAGGTTGTAGGCACAACAGAAGCTGAAAAATCCCTTTCCAAAAAATTAAATAAAATAGATGAACTCATGTTGAGTTTGAGGGATCAAGTTAGGAATGGGGAAGTTATTGAAGACATTGAAATGGGGGATGTTGTATTATGA
- the comA gene encoding phosphosulfolactate synthase: MNAFDFLTNDRDRNPEEGITMMLDKGMGPNMVEDFLEISGSYVDLAKLGWGTSAIHERELIKYKIDTYLSNDIIPYPGGTLFELAYIKGKFDEFLVESDKLGFKAIEISDGTVDITPKERVRIIREVKELGFMALTEVGKKDPKKDHHFTAQDRVKLVKLDLESGADKVIIEAREGGKDLGIFNGKGDVKEDDVQVFVDNLDINKLIWEAPQKNQQTYLILKFGANVNLGNISPDEITALETMRRGLRGDTLGKVNLS, from the coding sequence ATGAATGCATTTGATTTTCTTACAAATGATCGTGATAGGAACCCTGAAGAGGGTATTACAATGATGTTAGACAAAGGAATGGGACCTAACATGGTTGAAGACTTTCTGGAGATATCAGGATCCTATGTTGATCTAGCAAAACTTGGATGGGGAACTTCCGCTATTCATGAAAGAGAACTAATAAAATATAAGATTGATACGTATTTATCCAATGATATTATTCCATATCCTGGAGGAACACTCTTTGAACTGGCATATATTAAGGGTAAATTTGATGAATTTTTAGTTGAATCTGATAAACTAGGATTTAAGGCCATTGAAATATCAGATGGTACAGTTGATATTACACCCAAAGAAAGGGTGAGAATAATTCGTGAAGTTAAAGAATTAGGGTTCATGGCTTTAACAGAGGTAGGTAAAAAGGATCCAAAAAAAGACCATCATTTTACAGCCCAGGACAGGGTTAAACTTGTAAAATTGGACCTTGAATCTGGTGCAGATAAGGTTATAATAGAGGCAAGAGAGGGTGGAAAAGATTTGGGTATTTTTAATGGTAAAGGTGATGTAAAGGAAGACGATGTTCAAGTTTTTGTTGATAACCTTGACATTAATAAATTGATATGGGAAGCTCCCCAGAAAAATCAGCAAACTTATCTAATACTTAAATTTGGAGCCAATGTTAATCTTGGAAACATATCTCCCGATGAAATAACAGCCCTTGAAACAATGAGAAGAGGTTTGAGGGGAGATACTTTGGGAAAGGTGAATCTTTCATGA